The sequence TGATAAAAATATTCAAGATGAGGATTTAATTGAGCTTAGAAGAAAAATAGGCTATGTAATTCAAGGGAATATTTTATTTCCACATTTAACAGTTTTTGATAATATTGCTTATGTATTAAATTTAAAAAAATATGATAAAAAAGAAATTGAAAAGATAGTAAATGAAAAAATGGATATGTTAAATCTTTCAAGAGATTTAAAAGATAGATTACCAGATGAACTGTCAGGTGGACAACAACAGAGAGTTGGAATAGCAAGAGCTTTGGCAGCAAGTCCTGATATAATATTGATGGATGAGCCATTTGGAGCAGTTGATGCTATTACAAGATATCAATTACAAAAAGATTTAAAGGAATTACATAAAAAAACAGAGGCAACTATTGTTTTTATAACTCACGATATAACAGAGGCTTTAAAACTAGGAACAAAGGTTTTAGTGTTAGATAAAGGAGAAATTCAACAGTATGATATACCTAAAAATATTTGTTCTAATCCTAAAAATGAATTTGTGAAACAATTATTAAAAATGGCAGAGATGTAAAAGAGAATAGGTGAGAAAATTTATTAGTTTATAATTTTGAGATTTTAGATGAAGAGAAAGTTTAGAAAAACTTATTGATTTATGTGAAAAAGCAGAAAATGAAAACAAAATAATTGAACATTGGGGAATTTAAAAAATCATTTAATGAAATATGAAAGGAGACCAATTATGAAAATTTATGATTTTAAAGTAAAAAATAGAAAAGGTGAAGATATTTCTTTAGAAAATTATAAAGGAAAAGTTTTATTAATTGTTAATACTGCAACTAGATGTGGATTTACACCTCAATATGATGAGTTAGAAGCTTTATATTCAAAATATAATAAAGATGGTTTTGAAGTTTTAGATTTTCCTTGTAATCAATTTGGTAATCAAGCACCAGAAAGTAATGAAGAAATCCATACTTTTTGCCAATTAAATTACAAAGTTAAATTTGACCAATTTGCAAAAGTTGAAGTTAATGGAGAAAATGCTATACCACTTTTTAAATACTTAAAAGAAGAAAAAGGTTTTGCTGGCTTTGATTCTAAACATAAACTAACTTCTGTATTGACAGAAATGCTTTCAAAAAATGATCCAGATTTTGCTAAAAAATCTGATATAAAATGGAATTTTACTAAATTTTTAGTGGATAAATCTGGAAATGTTGTAGCAAGATTTGAACCTACTACAAGTGCAGAAGTGATAGAACAAGAAATAAAAAAATTATTAGAAGTATAAAAAATCCAGCTATATAATCTCTTTTTTGAAATTTTAACTGATAGAAGTTAGTTCTTTCTAATCCACAATGAAAGGCTCTTGCTTCCATAGCCAAAGTTATATTTTCAACCTTTTGTATAACAGAAACTAAAAGTGGGAGAAGAATTAAGCTATATTGATATAGTTTTTTAAAAGGATTTTTTCCTTCAAAACTTTCTCCTCTTGCTTGTTGTGCCATTTTAATTGTATTAGCCTCTTGTAAGATTGTAGGGATAAATCTCAAGGTAATACTAATCATAAGAGAAAAATCTTGAATAGGCAAACCAATTTTCTTTAAAGGACTTAGTAGAGTTTCCAAACCTAAAGCAATATCTAAAGGCTTTGTTGTTAATGTTAATAATGAAGAGAATATCAAAAGAAAAACTATTCTAAAAATTATTTTTAAAGCTGAAAAAAGTCCACTATCATAGATAGAGAATTTACCAAGTTGAAGTAATAATTTTCCATCTTGATGGGATAAAATATGAAAAATAGATGAAAATATTAGGATATATAAAAGGTATTTTAGACTTTTTAAAAACTCTTTTAAGGGAATTTTAGAAAGTAAAATAAGTGTAAAAGCTAAAATTCCAGTGATGATATAGCCTATAAAGGTATTAATAAATAAAAAAGAAAGTATAAGTGAAAAACTCCCAATAATTTTAGTTCTTGGGTCTAGTTGATGTAATATACTTTCTTTTTTTATATACTCTCCTAATATTATATTCACTGTTCTTTCCTTTTACATTTTTAAGAAAATAAAAAATAAGTGAAATTGCATTCTAAATTTTAGATGAAAAATTAAAGCAAATGAGCCGAGCAAATCTCGCTGTGTTTGAATGAAGTGAGTTTAGGGAATTTGCAGCGAATGTTAATTTTTCATCGTTAAGAAATTTAGCTAGCAATGAACTATTATTTTATTTTCTCCTCAATAACTTTTAAAATACTTTCTTCCTTTATATCTCCACTAATTTTTATAGGATTTTTTAATTTTTGATTTAATTTATTAAAAAAACTAATACATTCGGGAAGCTCCAAGCCTAAACTTTCTAATTCATCACTATATTTTTCAAATAATTCAGAAGGGTTTGTATGGTATAATAATTTTCCTTTATCCATAACAATGACTTCTTCAGCATATTCTGAAACATCATTCATATCATGAGTAATAAATAGAAAAGATTTATTTTCTTCTTTTTGCCAATCTAAAAGAATTTTAAAAAGTTGTTCTTTTCCATTTAGATCTAAACCAACAGTAGCTTCATCTAAGAGTAAAAGTTGAGGTTGCATAATCAAAACTCCTGCCAAAGCAACTCTCCTTTTCTCTCCACCACTTAAATTTAAAGTAGAATGATGAAGACAATCTTTATCTAAGCCCACAAGTTCTAAAATTTTTTCAACTCTTTCTAAAACTTCTTTTTCATTTAATTTTAACCTTTTTAAGCCATAAGAAATATCTTTAAAAATTGTAGTCTCAAAAATCTGATGTTCTGGATATTGAAAGATATAGCCAATATCTTCAATTTTTCCATTAATATTGATTTCTCCAGTTTGCTTTTTTAAAAGTCCTTTAATTAACTTTAAAAGAGTAGATTTGCCAGAACCTGTATGTCCAACAATTGCTATTCTTTTATGACTATCTATTTCTAAGGAAACATCATATATTCCATTTTTATTGTTTTCAAAGGTAGGATATTCATATCCAAGATTTTTAAGAGATATTTTCATAGACTAACCTCACTAAATCTTCCATATTAATATTTTTATCATCTATCTTAATATTATTTTTTTCTAAAATATTTTTTATTTTTATAAGAAAAGGATTGAATTCATCATCTTCAAAAATTTTATAAGGGTTGCCTTGATATTTTATTTCTCCATTAGATAAAACCATAACTTCTGATGCTTCTAAAATATCATTTCTATTGTGTGTGATATGAATAATAGTTTTTCCTTGAGAATTTAATTCTTTCATAAGTTTTAAAACTTCTTTTTTACCAACAGGGTCAAGCATAGAAATAGCTTCATCAAAAATTAAAATCTCAGTTCCCATAGCTAAAACACTTGCAATAGCAAGTCTTTGTTTTTCTCCACCAGATAACTGATAAGTCAATCTATCTTTATATTCAAGTAAAGCAACAGATTTTAAAGAATTTTCTGCAATCTCTTTTATATTTTCTCTAGGTGTAGCAAGGTTTTCTAAGCCAAAAACTACTTCATCGAATACAGTAGTGTTTATAATTTGATTTTCTGGATTTTGAAATATTATACCCACTAATTTTCTTATTTCCAATAAATCTTTTTGATTTTTTGTATCATAGCCAGAAATTTTAATACTTCCTTCTTGTTTAAAAATAAGTCCTGCTAATAACTTGGCAAGAGTAGATTTTCCAGAACCATTTTTCCCAATAATACAAAGATATTCTCCCTTTTTAATAGAAAAAGAGAGATTTTTAAAAACTTTATTATTTTGATATGAAAAAGAAAGATTTTCTACTTGTATCATAATATTACCTTATCTTATAACTTCATTGATTGGGCTGATTTCTTTTAATTTATAGCAAAGTACAGAAACAACAATAGCTTTTAATATATCTCCTGGGATAAAAGCCATAGTTGCTAAGAAAGCCTTATCTATTGGCATTTTCGTAATATATGATAGATAGATTGCTCCAACAAGATAGACTAAAACTATTCCACCAATAATGTTTGCTACTATATATTTTGCTATGTTGATATTTTTCCAAGATTTTTCCACTAAGAAACCTATTAAAAATGCTGCAAAAGGCCATACTATAAAAAAGCCTCCTGTTGGTCCAGCAAGAACAGCCATTCCACCTCTACCACCTGATAAAATAGGTACTCCTAATAAAACAATTACAACAATTAATAGCATACTTACAAAACCTAATCTTTTACCTAAAAAACTTCCTGCAAGCATTACTCCCATTGTTTGTAAAGTTATTGGAACCGGAATAAAAGGTAAAGGAATTGGTGGCATTAAACCTAAAACTGCAACAATAGCTGCAAACATTGCTGCATAAAGCATATTTTTAATTTTCATTTATAAATCTCCTTATTTTTAAAAGTTGATTTATTATATCAGAAATTAGGAATAAGTGTCTATTAAAAATTAACCAAATCTTAATAATTATATGTTATAATAAATCAAATTATTAAAAAGAAAGTGACAGGTGATATTATGTTTGAGAAAATAAAGAGGTTTTTTCTCCTTTTCTCTGTTATATTTTTAATAGCTGGGGTGACATCATTCACAGCGTACAACTGGGAAAATATGTCTAATATTGAAAAATTAGCAGTTCCATCTGTATTAATTATAGTTGGACTTGTAGCTTATCTATTTTTGAAAAAGGAAATTTATAAAAATTTAGCAATATTCTTTTCTTCATTTATGATAGGAACATTGTTTGCAGTCTATGGTCAAGTATATCAAACAGGAGCAGATGTATGGATATTATTTAGAAATTGGGCTATATTTTTAATAATCCCAATGGTAGTAACAGGCTATTATTCTCTAATGATTTTATTTAGTATTGTTACAGCAATATCAACAGGTTTTTATTTAGACTTATATTTATCAGGGGATATTGTACCATTTTTATCTTCTTTAATTTTTGGAATAATACTAATAGTATATCCATTTTTACAAAAAAGTTTTAAATTTAAATTCAATAATATTTTCTATAATACAATGATAGGAATATTTTATATATGCTTTATGGTGAGTGGTTCTATTGCAATTAATGCAAATGACTATGGTTTTATTGCAATAATATTATATTTAGCATTTGTAGGAGTAGTTTATTTAGTAGCATATGGACAACTTAAAAAGATAACTGTGAAGGTACTTTCTATAACAGCTCTTGGAGTTTTTGGAGTAGCTTTTATTATGAAAATGATAAAAAATATATTTTTTGCAGATATAACTGTCTATATTTTATTGTCTCTTCTTGTTATTATAGGAACTATAGCTGGAGTAGTTAAATCTGTTTCAAAATTAGAAAATGAAAATATTAAAAAGTTTACAAATCTAGTTGTAGGTTTCTTAAAAATATTAGCATTTTTCTTGCTTATAGCTTTGGTATTTTCTTTATTAAGTTCTATGGGATTAGAAGAAGGAGCACTTATAGTAGTTTCTATTATTTTAATTATTTTTTCATATTTTGCAGCAAGAATGCTTAAATTTGAGAAAGATAAGTTAGAAATAGTTGCATTTATTGCAGGGCTTATATGTCTTGGAGGATACTTAAGATTTTATTTAGAAATGAAATCGTTAACTGTACTGTTAATAGTTACAATTATTTATGATGTGTTTTGGTTTACTATGCCAACAAGAGCATTGGATTTACTTCTATTACCTTTACATTATTTCTTATTAGGAGATTTTCTTATTGAAAAATTAGAGTATGTAGATTATTACTATATAATTATTTTTGTAGCTCTTATCATAGAGGGATATTTTATATACAATAAAAAATTGCTTTCAAATGAGAAAATCAAAAGAATTTTATGTGGAAATGAATTTACATTACTTGTAATGTCAACTGTATTCTATTATACTATGGGAGCAGCAACATTTTTAATAGCTGAAGTTATTGACCTTCCTAGCTATGCTAGATACTATAATGTAGTATTAGTTGTATTTACTGCAATAATTGGATTGTTTATAATCTTCAAGGAAATTAAAAATCCAACTTTAAAAATAGTTTTATCTCTTATGTTGATAGCTTTAAATTATTTTGCATATTCAGAAACTTTAAGTTTGGCTATTACTTTATTATTGATGTTAGTTTATGCTTTTAGAGAAAGTAAATGGGGACTTGCAGTTTCTACTTTGGCAACAGTCTATGTAATATTTGCTTATTATATTAGTTTTTATAAAACATTACTTGATAAATCAATAGCTCTAAGTATTTCAGGAGGACTACTTTTAGTAGCTTATTTAGTATTGAAATATGGATTTAAAGGGGTTGAGGATAATGAGTAATAGTGTAAAAAAAATACTTTTAATTATAAATATTATAATTCTTTTTGTGATAACAGGTTTTTCTGCAATGAAAGAAGAAAACTATAAAAAATTAGATAGTTATTTCTATTTAGAACTTGCACCTGTTGATCCTCGTTCAATTTTACAAGGTGATTATATGACTTTAAATTATGATATTACAGATAAAGTCAGTGATTTTATATATAATAACAGAACATATATTTATGATGGAGAAAATGAGAATGAAGTTGAGGAAATAAGAGAGTTAAGAAAGTTAGCAGATGCTAAAAAAGCATATATAGCTGTTCGTTTGGATGAAAATAAGGTAGCTAAATTTGTTAAAGTGACGAAAGAAAAAACTGATGAAAAAGACTTGCTTTTTATAGCTTACAAAACTGATGGATTTGATGTAAATATAAATGCTAATAGTTATTTATTCCAAGAAGGAACTGGAAATAAATATCAAGATGCTCGTTATTCAAAGGTTGTTTTAGTAGGTGATAAATTAAGATTGGTTGATTTAAGAGATAAAGATTTTAAAGAAATTAAATAAAAAATGAGAGTTATTGAAAATTTTTCAGTAGCTTTTTTTATGGTTATTTGATAAAAATATTTCTAAATCCTTTTTTACAATTTCTTTTATTTCAGTGGCAATGTTTTCAGCTTTCTTTTTATCTAAACCAATATTTTCAGCAACTTTTAATATATCTTTTAAATCTGGGTTTACTCCATTACCATTAACTGTTGTTGCATGTTCTCCATTTATTGAATAACTATAAGTTAAATCATATGCTGGTGAAAGCTCCCATTTTTTAGATTCTTCATTGTAAATAAATGAAAAATTTTTAGAATGGTCATCTCTATTATGAGAGAAAACATTGAAACACATCAATCTAAATAATTTTTCTACATCCTCAAAACTTTTTGTAAGATTTAAAGTAAGTTGCATTAAATCATTATAGTCAAGATTAGGTATTCTATGAGAAGTTTCCAGTAATCCACTCACAGAAATCATATAAATTTTTCTAATTGCATCTGTTGATGATTTTTTCTATCAAATCTTTTAACTCCAAAATAACCAGAAGAGATTTTAGAAGGGAATAGTTTAGTTTCAGGCATATTAATCTTACATTTTTTAGCACATAGAGAATATAAATATTCTAATTTTCCTATATTTTTATCATCTAATGAAGAAGGAAATTTTATAATCCAATCCTCATTATTAATCTTTGTTAAAATTTTTGGTTTTGCTCCTCCTGATGAACCTCCTAATCTAAAAAGATTATCTAAATCATCCGAATACTTTGTATTTAAAATTTTTTTACAAGACAATGCTAAACTATCATAATCTTCTTGATAATCTTTATCTTCTAAAAGGTTATATGCTGGATTGTATGACAATGCTCCCATTCCAGTTTCACCAACAATAGCAAGTCTACTTATTGGGTTGATTTCTCTTGGATTTATATTTTGAGAATTTAACATTCTGTCAACAAGTAATCTTCCCCAGGCTATCAGGAAGACTATCAGAAAAGACACCATATAAGCCATCAAAAGGCTCTATTTTAGGAATAAAAACTTGTTTTTTTAAGGGCAGACTATATGGGCTTATTGAAAAACCATTATTTAACCATTCATTATCATATTCAAAAGCTACAATATTATTTTTCATTAAAGCTAAATGTTCCAACTTTTTTTTCATTATAAAAGACTTGTAAAGACTTAATCTTGTTCATTTATTATCTCCTCAATAGAATTATATTGTTTTTGCTGAAATAAGTTTAAAAATTCATCTTCACACTCTAAAATAATAGCAATTTTTATAAGAGAAAAAAGAGAAATTTCACCAGTGTTTTCAAAACGCTTTATTGAACCAAAACTCACCCCCGATTTTCTTGAAAACTCTTCCTGTGTTAACTTTAATTCTTTTCTTCTTTTTCTAATATTTTTTGCTATTTCTAATTGTATTTCTTTTGGTGTTTTAATATTTAAAAAATTTAGTTTCATATATAATATATTATCTAAAATATATAAAAAAGTCAATATTTAGATAATATATTATCCAAAATAAAAAGAATTAACTCCTGTTTCTTATAGAAATCAATCCTTTTTTTATAAGTCAAATAAAATTTGTTTAATTAGATATCCTCTGGTATCTTCTTATCTCTAAACATCTTATCAGCAATATATACAAAAGGTGTATCACAGATAGCAACAATAAATTTAATTATATATGTTGATAAAAATATATTAAACATTACATCTATTGGGTACACTCCATAGAAAGCAATAGTTGTGAATACTACATTGTCTATAAGTTGACTTAACATTGTACTTCCATTATTTCTAAGCCAGATAAACTTTTTTTCAGGAAAGAATTCTCTAATTTTGTGATATAACCAAACATCATGAAATTGAGATATTAAATATGCAATAAGTGAGGCAATAGCTAATCTTGGTAACAATGAAAATATACCTTTTACACTTTCAAATATAGCTAAGCCTTCTGAGATATCAAGAGGTTTAAAGTGTATAGCACATTGCATTATTAAAGTTGTTGCTATCAAAGAGAAAAAACCAATTTTTACTGCTGTGTTAGCAGCTTTTTTACCATAGTTTTCACTTAAAATATCAGTTATTAAAAATCCTCCTGCATATAGTATATTTCCAAGAGTTGCTTCTAAACCAAAAAGATTTACAAGTATAACAACTTGTACATTTGCCAAAATTGTAGAAATTGGAACCCAAATGTATAGTCCTATCTTTCCAAATTTTCTATAAGCAAAAAGTATACAAGAAAAATTAATTACCAACATTAAAAACCAAAGAAATATATTGTGCCTCATTGTTCAAAAACCCCCAAATCTTTATTATCTATTAAAATTTCAATTCTATCATCATTAAAAAGATGTTTCATATCTTGTACAAACCATTTTACAAGCTCAACATCTCTTTTTACGGCTGTTCCATTATCTACAAAAATATTTATTGTTACAGCTTTAAAATATTTTAAGCCAATTTCAATGTCCTTTTTTATCATTTCTTTTGTTTGTCCCTGAGTTGCTATCAGTAGACAAACTGAATATATTTTTTCTGATAATTCTTCTAATTTCTTTTCATCTAAAAATATATTTTTATTATAGATTTTTTTTCTAAAATCATTATCAAAACTTTCTATTCCTGTTCTAAATCTAACTTCAACTTTTTTCTTTTCATTGAAATAGTCAATAATTTCATTTAAACGAGAAAGATAAGAATAAAAAATCTCAAAATATAAAATTTTTATATCTTTTTTATAAACAACTTCTCTAATTTTTTCCAAAGTTTTTTTAGGAATTTCAAATACAGAACCAGAATTTATAACTTCTAAAATACCAAACTCTCCTGTTATTTCCTTTAAAACTTCTAAATTAACTCTATTGATTTCTTCTTCATTATTTGAGTTATCCTCTATGTAATTACAAAAACTACATTTCCCATAAGCACAAGGAAAAGACTTTAAGAGAACTATTTCCCTTTGAAATTTTCCTTCTACCTTACTATACCTAATTCCCATTTTCCTCCTATATAATATTTTTTATTACTAAAATTTTTTCCTTGTAAAACTAGCTTTAATAAGATTACTGCAACCTCTATTATTGTTGAGAGAGCATTGGAGCTCTCGAAACACTAATGACTGTCAAGTAATCAAAGCATAGTATTGGATTATAAAAAATTTAAGCAATAAAAAAGGGGACTTGCACCCCAAGTCTAGTTTTTTAAAGATGGTTTTGCTAGCACATCTACTTATTAAAATTTCTTTAACAATTCTCTGTATTGTTTTGTTAGCATTCTTACAGTAAATTTTCTAATAAATTGATACCAGAAGAATTGCATTTTTTCCATTCCTCTAACTGAATCTTGTAACATTCTTTTAATAAAATCTTGTTCTTCATAACTCATTTTTATTTCAGTGCTTTCTTTTTTAGAAGCTATATCTGTAATATAAGTTAGAAAGTTGTATACACCTGCATATTGACTATTAGAAGCTGTATCAGAAAATTGCTTTTTAGCTTCATTTATAAATCTAACAAGAAGTTTTTTATCAGTTTTATCAAGCTTTACAGTATATTTTCTTTTCCCTTTTCCTATTTTTTGAATACTATTCATCATCCCCATCATAGATGACATATTATTCATTTCCATAGGACTTAATGTTCCAGGATTAACCCTTGTAGCTTTCATATTTTATCACCCCACTCTTCCAATTATTTTTTCAATTTCTTCTATTGATATTGCACCTTTTCTAAGTATTTTGGGAACATCAGAAGTTAAATCAATTATAGTTGAAGCCTCACCTAATTTACATTTTCCAGAATCTATTAAAATATCAACTTTTGACTTTATAGCCTCAGATAATTCATCATAAGATTTTGGAGTAGCTTCCCCTGAAATATTAGCACTTGTTGTGGCTAAAATTCCTCCTGCTAAATCTATAATTTTTATAGCTAAATCTAAATTAGGTATTCTTACACCAATAGTATCTCCGCCAGAAACCATAATACTAGGTATATGTTCTTTACTTTTTAGTATTACAGTTAATGCACCTGGCCAGAAAACCTTGGATAATTTTTTTAATAGTTCTCTATTTTTATCAGAAACATAGGCAACTTCTTCAACCTTATCAACAGAACTTAAAAGTGCAATAAGAGGAGAAGAAAAACTTCTACTCTTTGCAAGATAGATATTATTAATACTTTGTTCATTAGTAACAATAGCACCTAAACCATAGACAGTATCAGTTGGATAGATAATAAGTGAACCTTTTTTTATTTCTTCAGATAATAAAGTCCACTTATCATCACTAATATCAGAGATTTTATCAATCTTTAAATATTTTTCCATATTAATTAAATAGCTCTGAAACAGATTGATTGTTAGTTATTCTATCTATTGCATTTGCAAAAACAGAATCTACTGATAATATTTTAATTTTGTCTATTTTTTTTCTTTCAGGTAAGGCTATTGAATCTGTAATCACTATTTCTTTTAAAACACTTTTTTCTAATCTTTCTATTGCAGGGTCAGAAAATACTGCATGAGTGCAACAAGCATAAACTTCTTTTGCACCTCTTTGAGCTATTGCATCTGCACCATTTGTTATTGTTCCAGCTGTATCTATCATATCATCTATAAATATAGCAATTTTTCCTTCAACTTCCCCAATTAAATTCATAACTTCTGACATATTTGGTTTAGGTCTTCTTTTATCAATAATTGCTATTTTACAATCCAGTTTTTCAGCTAATTTTCTAGCTCTTTTCACTCCACCAACATCAGGAGAAACAACAACAACTTCATCTCCTTTAAATCCTTTTTCTTTAAAATATCTTGCCATTAAAGGTAATGCTTGCATATGGTCAAGAGGAATATCAAAGAAACCTTGAATTTGGTCAGCATGTAAATCCATAGCAACAACCCTATTTACACCAGCTGTTGTAAGTAAATTTGCAACAAGTTTAGAAGTAATTGGTTCTCTTGGCTTAGATTTTCTATCTTGTCTAGCATAGCCATAATATGGAATAATAACATTTATTGTTTTAGCTGAGGCTCTTTTTAAAGCATCAACAAATATTAGAAGTTCCATAAGATTTTCATTTACTGGCTCAGAAGTAGATTGAACAACAAAGACATCTCTTCCTCTAACAGTTTCTTCAATTTCAATATAGACTTCTCCATCTTTGAATCTTTGAATTTCTGCTTTTCCAAGTTGTAAACCTGCTTTTTCAGCTATTTTTTTAGCTAATTCTAAATTTGAATTTCCAGAGAAAATTTTAACATTATTAAAATTTATCATCTTACTTTTTCCACCCTTCCTTTATTATTTGTTTACTTCTTTCAACACTAAGAGAGTCACTAGGGACATCTTTAGTTATAACCGAACCAGCACCAATAAGGGAATTATCCCCAATATTTACAGGGGCAACAAGCATAGTGTCACTTCCTATAAAAACATCCTTACCAATTTCTGTTTTAAATTTATTTTTACCATCATAGTTACATGTTATAGTACCTGCACCTATGTTAGTTTTTTCACCAATATGAGCATCACCTAAATAAGTTAGATGTCCAGCTTTAACTCCTTTTTCAAGGGTAGATTTCTTAGTTTCAACAAAATTACCAATATGTACATTTTCTTTCAAATGAGATTTTGGTCTTAAATGAGCATAAGGTCCAATAGTTACTCCATTTTCAACTATACTTTCTTCAATGACAGAGCTTTCAATTCTAACATTATCATATATTTTACTATCAATAATTCTAGTTCCTGATAAGATTTCAGAATTTTCTCCAATTTCTGTATTTCCTTGTAAAGTTACATTAGGATAGATAGTTGTATCTCTACCAATTTTCACTTCATCATCAATATATGTAGTGGCAGGGTCTATTAAGATAACTCCATCTTCCATAAGAGCAGTATTTTTTCTTTCTCTCAAAACCTTTGAAACAAGAGCTAATTCAACTTTTGAATTTACACCTTGAATTTCCATACTATCTTCAAGAGAATATGAAATAACTTTTTTATCATTAGATAATATTTCTATAACATCAGTTATATAGTATTCTCCTTTTTCGTTGTTATTATTTATTTTTTCTAGGGCTTTAACCAAGGCTTGAGCTTTAAAAATGTATACTCCTGCATTTATTTC is a genomic window of Fusobacterium nucleatum containing:
- a CDS encoding queuosine precursor transporter — protein: MRHNIFLWFLMLVINFSCILFAYRKFGKIGLYIWVPISTILANVQVVILVNLFGLEATLGNILYAGGFLITDILSENYGKKAANTAVKIGFFSLIATTLIMQCAIHFKPLDISEGLAIFESVKGIFSLLPRLAIASLIAYLISQFHDVWLYHKIREFFPEKKFIWLRNNGSTMLSQLIDNVVFTTIAFYGVYPIDVMFNIFLSTYIIKFIVAICDTPFVYIADKMFRDKKIPEDI
- a CDS encoding radical SAM protein; protein product: MGIRYSKVEGKFQREIVLLKSFPCAYGKCSFCNYIEDNSNNEEEINRVNLEVLKEITGEFGILEVINSGSVFEIPKKTLEKIREVVYKKDIKILYFEIFYSYLSRLNEIIDYFNEKKKVEVRFRTGIESFDNDFRKKIYNKNIFLDEKKLEELSEKIYSVCLLIATQGQTKEMIKKDIEIGLKYFKAVTINIFVDNGTAVKRDVELVKWFVQDMKHLFNDDRIEILIDNKDLGVFEQ
- a CDS encoding L-threonylcarbamoyladenylate synthase, whose protein sequence is MEKYLKIDKISDISDDKWTLLSEEIKKGSLIIYPTDTVYGLGAIVTNEQSINNIYLAKSRSFSSPLIALLSSVDKVEEVAYVSDKNRELLKKLSKVFWPGALTVILKSKEHIPSIMVSGGDTIGVRIPNLDLAIKIIDLAGGILATTSANISGEATPKSYDELSEAIKSKVDILIDSGKCKLGEASTIIDLTSDVPKILRKGAISIEEIEKIIGRVG
- a CDS encoding ribose-phosphate diphosphokinase; this translates as MINFNNVKIFSGNSNLELAKKIAEKAGLQLGKAEIQRFKDGEVYIEIEETVRGRDVFVVQSTSEPVNENLMELLIFVDALKRASAKTINVIIPYYGYARQDRKSKPREPITSKLVANLLTTAGVNRVVAMDLHADQIQGFFDIPLDHMQALPLMARYFKEKGFKGDEVVVVSPDVGGVKRARKLAEKLDCKIAIIDKRRPKPNMSEVMNLIGEVEGKIAIFIDDMIDTAGTITNGADAIAQRGAKEVYACCTHAVFSDPAIERLEKSVLKEIVITDSIALPERKKIDKIKILSVDSVFANAIDRITNNQSVSELFN
- the glmU gene encoding bifunctional UDP-N-acetylglucosamine diphosphorylase/glucosamine-1-phosphate N-acetyltransferase GlmU codes for the protein MKSIIMAAGKGTRMKSDLPKVVHLAHGKPMIVRIIDALNTLDVEENILILGHKREKVLEVLGNDVSYVVQEEQLGTGHAVKQAIPKIKDYDGDVLIINGDIPLIRKQTLIDFYNLYKNENADGIILSAIFENPFSYGRVIKDGNKVLRIVEEKEANEEQKKVKEINAGVYIFKAQALVKALEKINNNNEKGEYYITDVIEILSNDKKVISYSLEDSMEIQGVNSKVELALVSKVLRERKNTALMEDGVILIDPATTYIDDEVKIGRDTTIYPNVTLQGNTEIGENSEILSGTRIIDSKIYDNVRIESSVIEESIVENGVTIGPYAHLRPKSHLKENVHIGNFVETKKSTLEKGVKAGHLTYLGDAHIGEKTNIGAGTITCNYDGKNKFKTEIGKDVFIGSDTMLVAPVNIGDNSLIGAGSVITKDVPSDSLSVERSKQIIKEGWKK